From the genome of Populus trichocarpa isolate Nisqually-1 chromosome 15, P.trichocarpa_v4.1, whole genome shotgun sequence, one region includes:
- the LOC18110462 gene encoding uncharacterized protein LOC18110462, which translates to MASPREHIEHIRKTTFSIGGEKNPLAPMLDQAVKYLSAELYTKDVHFLMELIQNAEDNDYLEGVDYLEGVDPSLEFVITSRDITATGAPATLLIFNSEKGFSAKNIESICSVGNSTKKGNRKRGYIGEKGIGFKSVFLITPQPFIFSNGYQIRFNEKPCPHCNLGYVVPEWVEENPSLSDIKQIYGSNSTLPTTTIVLPLKPNKVKPVKQQLSSIHPEVLLFLSKIKSLSVREQNEDPRLNTVSAIAITKRTNFRARESMDAESYTLHLSAEENNTDEQDRECSYSVWKQKFPVKKKNKIEKRMGVKDWVITLAFPNGKRLRRGRSLPGIYAFLPTEMVTNLPFIIQADFILASSRETILLDDNWNQGILDCVPLAFINALVSLVKMREDAPVSSLPRLFQFLPIKSSHYPTLNAVSESIKVKLAEEEIVPSEPFTDQKFFHKPSEIGRIMPAFWSVLNKARKEGVRFDNPSSHGWHVLSSHFDKPEYDHILDFLGVGHVNNEWYARCIRSSNLLMGVSEDVYLQILLFVANNWRTKFCTTTMGDIPLIKYVDRDGSVSLCSINESAQKNSGRLLCRSHETHYTSWLIDWNKEFGFVGNRFFLPKSTQEAIYSFSKKEAILQWLRVEVKVSEIKLHVPDPGAYRCPRNCILYGPEWESILAITLLPFIDDSDKFYEKGIREYEKELKKMGVVVEFKAGVKFVAAGLYFPLNPCHITSENVFSLLECIRILLKEKDYSFPDTFLKNVRREWLKTHVGYRTPDNCCLFDSKWGLYLKSTDGPFIDEVFYGSNITSYREELSSIGVTVEVEEACPLLASNLYHHSDFSTIVRIFKFLSRNEWMPESDATRKIWIPDGHENGKWVNPEECVLRNRDGLFGQQFNFLEEYYEPDLLCFFSTAFNVTSYPSFDSHCKLWEVWETSGYQLSHAQCCAFWECVMSQWSSEVETTLADGLMKLPVHSGFGEILLLDKNDVFVADDLLLKELFEKLSPRPVLVWYPQPSLPSLPRSKLLEIYRKIGVRTISESARKEELSLAHGVKLKPLNPRVLFIGKEMVRLILGFLADPSLKMQVKKRHEAVQCLLNITALVTAEPHTVSYSLSLSSGEIVKVRASRMIRWDRKSSKIYTQKPDKAGGPKVRIEYATYLAEAIAEGVLWDKEDHISALSELIKLAVLVSFNEEAVQFLMKSKNLQSFGEDEDFLSAAFP; encoded by the exons ATGGCGAGTCCGAGAGAACACATAGAGCACATTAGAAAAACAACATTCTCAATAGGAGGAGAAAAGAACCCTTTGGCTCCTATGCTTGATCAGGCTGTCAAGTATCTCTCTGCCGAGCTCTACACTAAAGATGTCCACTTTCTCATGGAGCTCATtcag AATGCGGAGGACAATGATTACTTGGAAGGTGTAGATTACTTGGAAGGTGTAGACCCTTCGCTCGAGTTCGTCATAACATCTCGTGATATAACAGCCACCGGTGCACCAGCCACTTTGCTGATCTTCAATAGCGAGAAGGGTTTTTCTGCTAAAAACATAGAGTCGATTTGCAGTGTCGGGAATTCCACTAAGAAAGGCAACAGGAAACGTGGTTATATTGGGGAGAAAG GAATTGGGTTCAAGAGTGTGTTTCTGATCACTCCCCAGCCTTTCATATTCAGCAACGGCTATCAGATACGCTTCAATGAAAAGCCTTGCCCCCACTGCAATCTTGGATACGTTGTTCCTGAATGGGTTGAGGAGAATCCATCTCTTTCTGACATTAAACAAATATACGGTTCCAATTCAACTCTTCCGACAACAACAATAGTCTTGCCCCTGAAACCTAACAAGGTGAAGCCTGTGAAGCAGCAGCTGTCCAGCATTCATCCTGAAGTGCTTTTATTTCTTTCGAAGATTAAAAGCCTTTCTGTCAGGGAACAGAACGAGGATCCCAGGCTCAATACAGTGAGTGCAATAGCTATTACAAAAAGAACTAATTTCAGGGCTAGGGAGAGCATGGATGCCGAGTCCTACACACTCCATCTGTCTGCGGAGGAAAACAATACTGATGAGCAAGACAGAGAATGCAGCTATTCTGTGTGGAAACAGAAGTTtccagtgaaaaaaaaaaacaaaatcgagAAGAGAATGGGAGTGAAAGATTGGGTAATCACTCTGGCTTTTCCTAATGGAAAGCGTCTCCGTCGAGGAAGGAGCTTGCCTGGAATCTATGCATTTCTTCCTACGGAGATGGTCACAAATTTGCCCTTCATAATTCAAGCAGATTTTATTCTGGCATCATCTAGGGAAACAATACTTTTGGATGACAATTGGAATCAAGGAATTCTTGATTGCGTTCCGCTTGCTTTTATTAATGCATTAGTCTCGTTAGTCAAAATGAGAGAAGATGCACCGGTGTCTAGTCTGCCTCGCTTGTTCCAGTTCTTGCCAATCAAGAGTTCTCACTATCCAACACTTAATGCTGTGAGTGAATCAATCAAAGTAAAGCTGGCTGAAGAAGAAATTGTTCCAAGTGAGCCTTTCACAGACCAGAAGTTCTTCCACAAACCATCAGAAATTGGTCGAATAATGCCTGCATTCTGGAGTGTGTTGAACAAGGCAAGGAAGGAAGGGGTGAGATTTGATAATCCTTCATCCCATGGCTGGCATGTTCTGAGCTCTCACTTTGATAAACCTGAGTATGATCATATACTTGATTTCTTGGGTGTGGGACATGTGAACAATGAATGGTATGCAAGGTGCATTCGGAGTTCTAATCTCTTAATGGGAGTCTCAGAAGATGTTTATCTGCAAATTCTTCTTTTTGTGGCCAATAATTGGCGTACGAAGTTTTGCACCACCACGATGGGCGACATTCCACTCATAAAATATGTAGATCGTGATGGTAGTGTGTCTTTGTGCAGCATCAACGAATCAGCTCAGAAGAACAGTGGGAGGTTGTTGTGTCGATCACATGAAACTCATTATACATCTTGGTTGATTGATTGGAACAAGGAATTTGGATTTGTTGGAAATAGATTTTTCCTGCCGAAAAGTACACAGGAAGCCATCTATTCATTTTCTAAGAAGGAGGCCATCCTGCAATGGCTTCGAGTTGAGGTGAAAGTTTCTGAGATAAAGTTACATgtg CCCGACCCTGGTGCTTATAGATGTCCAAGAAACTGCATCCTGTATGGTCCTGAATGGGAGTCAATCCTTGCAATTACTCTCCTTCCGTTCATTGATGATAGTGACAAGTTCTACGAGAAGGGTATTCGTGAATATGAAAAGGAGCTGAAGAAGATGGGAGTTGTTGTTGAATTTAAAGCTGGTGTGAAATTTGTAGCTGCGGGTCTTTATTTTCCTCTGAATCCTTGTCACATAACTTCTGAGAATGTGTTCTCTTTGCTGGAGTGCATCCGAATCTTATTGAAAGAGAAGGATTACTCCTTTCCTGacacttttctaaaaaatgtTCGTCGAGAGTGGTTAAAAACCCATGTTGGCTACAGGACTCCAGACAACTGTTGCTTGTTTGATTCCAAATGGGGTTTGTATTTGAAGAGCACTGACGGACCTTTCATTGATGAAGTGTTTTATGGATCTAACATCACATCATATAGGGAAGAGCTGAGCTCTATAGGAGTTACTGTTGAAGTGGAAGAGGCATGCCCATTGCTAGCCAGTAACTTATATCACCATTCTGATTTTTCCACTATTGTTCGAATATTCAAATTTTTGAGCAGAAATGAGTGGATGCCAGAAAGTGATGCAACCAGAAAGATTTGGATTCCTGATGGACACGAGAACGGTAAGTGGGTTAATCCAGAAGAATGTGTCCTGCGCAACAGAGATGGTCTTTTTGGTCAgcagtttaattttttggagGAATACTATGAGCCGGACTTGCTTTGTTTCTTCTCCACTGCATTTAATGTCACTTCTTATCCTTCTTTTGATTCTCACTGCAAGCTTTGGGAGGTTTGGGAAACTTCAGGATACCAATTATCACATGCTCAGTGTTGTGCATTCTGGGAGTGTGTTATGAGTCAATGGAGCTCAGAGGTTGAGACAACTCTTGCTGATGGCTTAATGAAACTGCCTGTTCATTCTGGCTTTGGAGAAATTTTGTTGTTAGACAAGAATGATGTTTTTGTAGCTGATGACCTTCTTCTGAAGGAACTTTTTGAAAAGCTTTCTCCTCGCCCAGTACTTGTCTGGTATCCTCAGCCGAGCTTGCCTTCTTTGCCCCGAAGTAAGTTGCTTGAAATATACAGGAAAATCGGAGTTCGCACAATTTCTGAATCTGCACGGAAGGAAGAACTGTCCTTGGCACATGGGGTGAAACTCAAACCGTTGAATCCAAGAGTCCTTTTTATAGGAAAAGAGATGGTTCGCCTCATTCTTGGCTTTTTAGCTGATCCTTCTTTAAAAATGCAAGTGAAAAAGAGGCATGAAGCTGTTCAGTGCCTCCTCAACATCACTGCCCTTGTGACTGCGGAGCCACATACTGTAAGCTATAGTCTATCACTCTCTTCAGGGGAGATTGTGAAAGTAAGAGCAAGTCGAATGATTCGTTGGGATAGAAAGAGTTCAAAGATTTATACACAGAAGCCAGACAAGGCTGGTGGACCCAAAGTTCGCATTGAATATGCCACTTATTTAGCTGAAGCCATAGCTGAGGGCGTGTTGTGGGATAAAGAAGATCATATAAGCGCACTCTCTGAGCTGATCAAGTTGGCTGTCCTGGTCAGTTTCAATGAAGAAGCAGTTCAGTTCTTAATGAAGTCCAAGAATTTGCAGAGTTTTGGGGAGGATGAGGACTTCCTGTCTGCTGCTTTCCCTTAG